The proteins below come from a single Yamadazyma tenuis chromosome 5, complete sequence genomic window:
- the COG6 gene encoding Golgi transport complex subunit 6 (COG:U; BUSCO:EOG09260KCB; EggNog:ENOG503NV7G), giving the protein MEFIEFDSFQDDEIAQPQPALSISIPSNIETLSKRIPNLNGFKNLLNFEDKSSEPQTQTIASEKSVESDQSSEKYAQISLKIIDHDADSKEVPISAEYNLTTRLSKVLNNNINDKLVKEIFNLELNETELIDSSVMGSLSRKKLRSKIEVNLIKNQSVFLKEFSPMVKQFRSMDNKLTQLNKLSDTNNERLHDIFQDLEQFNKEFKALNEQKTLVSLKKNLLVNFKKKFILNEYEEFSISSNEVNEEFFKALVKLDAINEASSILLSIDNSNLGMNIMKKISNLIDRSNHTLSTFVKRSLIYPVWVNSDTKLKNFHNSVKFLKTRSPHSFDQVLQDFATDRSKSLIEDFNRQTEILGAHDPVRYIGDLLAYVHSMVINEIELMNSIFKVNEREMKHESFITQDDIKMFTECITILLDKIFDRLSRSIKSRFEQLISLELKIKVVYSIFNLFDLYKLMFEKNFTNSNSLTRTIRELISFTQLRLFDLTHNNLKSIKTSNSAQLDLNSDLQPPEWIIDFYSDVLPIVEQSNTTFDSVFGLDEERQAMFLSSIVNEPIDILNQHIKMKEFGSLEKIILRLNSIDLILSKILPINVFNDMVIELNDLIESLKEQAISQQLDSLLKMCKMYDFHNIINMILPFDDSFFDVSIYEPISENNTFNAQSINLINDSLSEYLPTAVIDIQNNLLKLNNPLISNDIGENLSLSFVKFYLKFNLIIEQYLDKKLIWSDTEAATLLGVEDAYGEIKKHLNMDL; this is encoded by the coding sequence atGGAGTTTATAGAGTTCGACTCGTTCCAGGACGATGAAATAGCCCAGCCGCAGCCGGCGTTATCCATATCGATCCCTTCCAACATTGAGACCTTGAGTAAGAGAATCCCCAATCTCAACGGATTCAAGAATCTCTTGAATTTCGAGGACAAGTCCAGCGAAccccaaacacaaacaatTGCCAGTGAAAAGTCTGTTGAACTGGACCAGAGCTCTGAAAAATACGCCCAGATCTCCTTGAAAATCATCGATCATGATGCAGACTCAAAGGAAGTACCTATATCAGCTGAATATAATTTGACCACCAGGTTgtccaaggtgttgaataacaatatcaacgataaattggtgaaagagatcttcaacttggaattgaacGAGACTGAGTTGATAGACTCAAGTGTTATGGGTTCCTTGTCACGAAAGAAGTTGAGAAGCAAAATCGAAGTCAATCTTATAAAGAATCAGAGtgttttcttgaaggagttcAGTCCTATGGTCAAGCAGTTTAGACTGATGGACAACAAGCTTACACAACTAAACAAGTTGAGCGACACAAACAACGAGAGGCTTCACGACATTTTTCAGGACTTGGAgcagttcaacaaggagtTTAAGGCATTGAATGAGCAAAAGACTCTTGTGAGtctcaagaagaaccttttggtgaacttcaaaaagaagttCATTTTGAACGAGTATGAAGAGTTTTCCATTAGCAGTAATGAGGTGAATGAggagttcttcaaagcaTTAGTCAAGTTGGATGCCATTAACgaagcatcttcaattttgCTATCCATCGATAATTCCAACTTGGGAATGAATATCATGAAAAAAATCTCAAATCTCATTGATAGATCCAACCACACCTTGAGTACCTTCGTGAAACGGTCTCTTATATACCCGGTTTGGGTAAATTCTGATACCAAACTAAAGAACTTCCATAATAGtgtcaagtttttgaaaaccAGAAGTCCTCATTCGTTTGACCAAGTGCTACAAGACTTTGCAACTGACAGATCAAAGCTGTTGATCGAAGACTTTAACCGACAAACAGAAATACTAGGAGCTCATGATCCCGTTAGGTATATAGGAGACTTATTGGCCTATGTGCATTCTATGGTGATCAATGAAATCGAGCTCATGAACTctatcttcaaagtcaacGAGCGTGAGATGAAACACGAGTCTTTTATCACCCAAGACGACATAAAGATGTTCACTGAATGTATAACAATATTGCTagacaagatctttgacAGGTTATCGAGAAGTATTAAGTCTCgttttgaacaattgataTCATTAGAGTTGAAAATCAAGGTGGTTTACTCCatattcaatttgtttgacttgTATAAGCTTATGTTCGAAAAGAACTTCACAAACTCCAATTCATTGACCAGAACCATTCGAGAATTGATTTCGTTCACTCAGTTGAGACTTTTTGACCTTACCCATAATAACCTCAAATCAATCAAGACCAGCAATCTGGCCCAGTTAGACTTGAACTCAGACCTTCAGCCTCCTGAGTGGATCATAGACTTTTACTCAGATGTACTTCCCATTGTGGAGCAGTCGAATACTACCTTTGATTCGGTGTTTGGTTTGGATGAGGAAAGGCAAGCTATGTTTCTCAGTTCCATTGTCAATGAACCAATAGACATTCTTAACCAGCATATTAAAATGAAAGAGTTTGGCCTGTTGGAGAAAATCATTTTGAGGTTGAACTCCATTGATTTGATACTATCCAAGATCCTTCCCATCAATGTGTTCAACGACATGGTAATCGAACTTAATGATCTCATTGAATCATTAAAAGAACAGGCTATTTCCCAGCAGCTCGACTCgcttttgaagatgtgCAAGATGTACGATTTCCACAACATTATCAACATGATTCTACCGTTTGATGACAGTTTTTTTGACGTTTCTATCTATGAACCCATTTCCGAAAATAATACGTTCAATGCCCAGAGTataaacttgatcaacgatTCTTTATCGGAATATTTACCAACAGCTGTGATAGACATCCAAAACAACCTTCTTAAACTCAACAATCCGCTTATATCGAATGATATTGGCGAGAATTTGTCGTTATCATTCGTCAAGTTCTACCtaaagttcaacttgataaTC
- a CDS encoding uncharacterized protein (EggNog:ENOG503P520; COG:S), whose amino-acid sequence MYPQYSPHMGQYISNFAYQPQQYATSMTSKPPGTGIPSYQFSAPASSDSRYSGPAGNDSRNGSVENTPAQIYQFYTLPAGGQAMAPAPRSSTVPKSVNFGVHKLSNNLLVPLELYNVLMQLFQAIRIKKYATSAISPSRNYLTVFEYSINDQWIIWDYETGFVHLTGMWKAAEIATSAHQNSNSHKAKADIVKLLDSTPTEYHDHIKRIRGGFLKIQGTWLPYSMCKILARRFCYYIRFELIPIFGNDFPDYCLPPYDTKFGDLRFDGNDAELQGSRLNFDIFEASKCLQALGQGQTPQQVSAPVAVASEPATVTSAPPPPAPESVSRLPKLDMPFKYDSKKRSSLGSESMSPKSLVSPTSLQSPLQAATAKFQGRHSRVSSLDKPFDHGVSSSSGSSSISYGPQLTPVTPNYIASTTGTSSLSATDPAQLTPKRRISGADGIGSLLAAADITDNKPVKARRISMKINDLLI is encoded by the coding sequence ATGTACCCGCAGTATCTGCCCCATATGGGCCAGTATATCTCCAATTTTGCCTACCAACCTCAGCAGTATGCCACGTCGATGACATCGAAGCCTCCAGGTACGGGGATTCCATCGTACCAGTTTCTGGCACCTGCAAGCCTGGACTCGAGGTATCTGGGACCCGCAGGTAATGATTCAAGAAATGGGTCTGTTGAGAATACTCCAGCTCAAATATACCAGTTCTATACGCTCCCCGCCGGAGGGCAGGCAATGGCCCCTGCCCCTCGGTCCAGTACCGTACCCAAGTCGGTCAACTTTGGCGTGCACAAGCTTTCCAacaatcttcttgttccGTTGGAGTTATATAATGTATTGATGCAATTATTCCAGGCCATCCGCATCAAGAAGTATGCCACCTCCGCCATCAGCCCTCTGAGAAACTACTTGACAGTGTTTGAGTACAGTATCAATGATCAGTGGATAATCTGGGACTATGAGACCGGATTTGTGCACTTGACGGGAATGTGGAAAGCTGCTGAAATTGCAACCAGTGCTCACCAGAACAGCAATCTGCACAAAGCTAAAGCAGATAtcgtcaagttgttggacaGCACTCCGACCGAGTACCATGACCACATTAAACGGATTCGTGGTGGATTCCTCAAGATTCAGGGAACATGGCTTCCTTATAGTATGTGTAAGATCTTGGCTCGTCGGTTCTGCTACTATATTCGGTTTGAGTTGATTCCAATTTTTGGCAACGACTTTCCCGATTATTGTTTGCCGCCATACGATACTAAGTTTGGTGACTTGCGGTTTGATGGAAACGATGCGGAGTTGCAAGGCTCAAGGCTTAACTTTGATATATTTGAGGCGTCCAAGTGCTTGCAGGCATTAGGGCAGGGGCAAACTCCGCAACAGGTGCTGGCACCCGTTGCAGTGGCACTGGAACCCGCTACAGTGACACTGGCCCCTCCTCCCCCAGCACCGGAGCTGGTCTCACGCTTACCCAAGCTCGATATGCCGTTTAAGTACGACTCGAAAAAACGCAGTAGTCTCGGTTCCGAGCTGATGTCGCCCAAGTCCTTGGTATCGCCCACATCCCTCCAGTCACCGCTTCAGGCAGCAACCGCCAAGTTCCAAGGAAGACACTCCCGGGTGCTGTCGCTCGATAAACCATTTGACCATGGCGTTTCGAGTCTGAGTGGTTCAAGTTCCATCAGTTATGGGCCTCAGCTCACGCCCGTGACGCCCAACTATATTGCCAGCACCACGGGCACCCTGCTGTTACTGGCGACTGACCCGGCACAGTTGACGCCTAAGCGGCGTATTAGTGGTGCTGATGGTATTGGCTCGCTTTTGGCAGCCGCTGACATTACCGATAACAAGCCCGTAAAGGCAAGGCGAATCAGTATGAAGATCAacgacttgttgatatAA